A segment of the Candidatus Deferrimicrobiaceae bacterium genome:
GCGGAGTGGTCGGCGTCAGCAGGCGGTGCACACCCAAGAACGGGGGCGAACACTACTCGCCCGACAGGGGGCTGCGATGAAGGTCGAGCAGATTTCGATTTTCCTGGAGAACAAGTCCGGGAGGCTGGCCGAGGTGACGAATATTCTCTCCCGGGCGGGCGTCAATATACGGGCGCTCTCCCTGGCCGACACCGCCGATTTCGGGATCCTTCGCCTGATCGTCAACCAGACCGACCGGGCGAAGCAGGTCCTGAAGGAGAACGGGTTCACGGTGGGGAAGACGGAGGTGGTGGCCCTCGAGGTCCCGGACCGTCCGGGGGGGCTGGGGGAGATCCTGAGGATCCTGTACGAGGCGGGAATCAACGTGGAGTACATGTACGCCTTCGTGCAGCGGTCGGGGGACAACGCGATCATCATCTTCCGGTTCGACGAGCTGGACAAGGCGATCCGGGTCCTGACGGGGGCCGGGGTGCGGGTGCTCAGGGGGGAGGAAGTCTACGCCCTGTAGAGGAGGCCGCGGGCCGGCTGGCGGCATTTCGCAGGGAAACGGTATGTTGACCGTCGATTTCCGGGAGGAAGGGGAAACGGTACGACAGCGGGGGAGACGGCGGAAATCCCAAGGGAGAAGGAGGAGTACATGAGGGGGAAAAGCGGATTGATCTGTGCGATCCTGGCGCTGGCGCTGATGGCGGGCGCAAGCGTTCAGGCGGCCGAGCCGATCAAGGTCGGCGCGATCCTGTCGGTGACGGGGCCGGCGTCGTTCCTGGGGGCGCCCGAGGCGAAGACCCTCGAGATGCTCGTCGAGGAGCAGAACAAGAAAGGGGGATTTCTCGGAAGGAAGATCGAACTGATCGTCAAGGATTCCGGCGCCTCCG
Coding sequences within it:
- a CDS encoding ACT domain-containing protein, with product MKVEQISIFLENKSGRLAEVTNILSRAGVNIRALSLADTADFGILRLIVNQTDRAKQVLKENGFTVGKTEVVALEVPDRPGGLGEILRILYEAGINVEYMYAFVQRSGDNAIIIFRFDELDKAIRVLTGAGVRVLRGEEVYAL